A single region of the Thunnus maccoyii chromosome 10, fThuMac1.1, whole genome shotgun sequence genome encodes:
- the cops7a gene encoding COP9 signalosome complex subunit 7a — protein sequence MEVEQLLSLSGSALAQAISSLLETPGLYVFSDILELPNVRELENGPHAPVYQLLNLFAYGTYCDYKERAASLPELTPAQRNKLRHLSIISLASNLKCLPYSLLLQQLELKNVRELEDLLIEAVYCDIIQGKLDQRNQQVEVDCSVGRDLGPNELPNIINTLQEWCTGCEAVLCGIEEQVSRANQYRESQLKVKVQVETEVSNLQKTLKASAASPSSGPAPAGAASNQDADQPAEPRDPASSQEPRQPGKKSSKVKGLRGSGKIWSKSN from the exons ATGGAGGTGGAGCAGCTCCTGTCTCTGTCAGGCTCTGCACTGGCCCAGGCTATCAGCTCTCTGCTGGAGACCCCAGGCCTCTATGTCTTCTCTGACATCCTGGAGCTGCCTAATGTCAGAGAG CTGGAGAATGGCCCTCATGCACCGGTGTACCAGCTCCTCAACCTCTTTGCCTATGGAACCTACTGCGACTACAAAG AGAGAGCAGCCTCTCTTCCAGAGTTGACCCCcgcacagagaaacaaactcCGCCATCTGTCCATCATCAGCTTGGCGTCCAACCTCAAG TGCCTGCCATACTCGCTGCTCCTGCAACAGCTCGAGCTGAAGAATGTGCGGGAGCTGGAAGACCTGCTGATCGAGGCCGTTTACTGTGACATCATCCAGGGCAAACTGGACCAGAGGAACCAGCAGGTGGAGGTAGACTGCAGTGTGGGTCGTGACCTGGGCCCCAATGAGCTCCCAAACATAATCAACACACTGCAGGAGTG GTGCACAGGGTGCGAGGCGGTGTTGTGCGGTATCGAGGAGCAGGTTTCGAGGGCAAACCAATACAGAGAGAGCCAGCTGAAGGTCAAAGTTCAAGTGGAAACCGAG GTGTCAAACTTACAGAAAACGTTAAAGGCCAGTGCCGCCTCTCCATCGTCAGGCCCCGCCCCCGCCGGAGCCGCCTCCAATCAGGACGCAGACCAGCCGGCTGAGCCACGAGACCCCGCCTCCTCTCAGGAACCACGACAACCAGGCAAAAAAAGCTCAAAGGTGAAAGG GCTGCGTGGCAGTGGGAAGATCTGGTCCAAGTCCAACTGA
- the si:ch73-86n18.1 gene encoding LOW QUALITY PROTEIN: CD209 antigen-like protein A (The sequence of the model RefSeq protein was modified relative to this genomic sequence to represent the inferred CDS: inserted 2 bases in 1 codon; deleted 6 bases in 4 codons; substituted 1 base at 1 genomic stop codon) encodes MQDTTGKEDKENYSSLQEITEEPQPGGNRSVLKHRSGSQGLKRGIQYLRSRPALLMRIGFLASVCANIILTVLLIGRQAPGVPPPLHASVVLKRNSEQRCYIRLCEEDCTALGQHCSKTVKRCRECPEGWLHVGDQCYYFSKDKLDWLESRDXGNHLTILHSKQQHESLEENXRHKGGLCPNFWLRISDLENDGNWRWLDNTILQHKYWDQWSSEPGNHQSGGEHGEDCATLDCHSKTWFDVPCDHIYYKHICQMDAIQLKRISTQLKILHSWKVW; translated from the exons ATGCAG GACACTACGGGCAAGGAGGACAAAGAAAACTACTCCAGCCTGCAGGAGATCACAGAGGAG CCACAACCTGGAGGGAACAGATCCGTCCTCAAACACAGAAGTG GCTCCCAGGGACTGAAGCGGGGCATTCAGTATTTGAGGAGTCGGCCTGCTCTCCTGATGCGTATTGGCTTTTTGGCCTCTGTCTGTGCCAATATTATCCTCACTGTGCTCT TGATTGGCAGGCAGGCACCAGGTGTCCCCCCT CCTCTGCATGCGTCTGTGGTTTTGAAACGGAACTCTGAGCAGAGATGTTACATCCGGCTCTGTGAGGAGGACTGCACCGCCCTGGGACAGCACTGCTCAAAGACAG TCAAGCGGTGTAGGGAGTGTCCAGAGGGATGGCTCCAC GTTGGGGATCAGTGTTACTACTTCAGCAAGGACAAGCTGGACTGGCTGGAAAGCAGAGA GGGAAATCATCTTACCATACTGCACAGCAAGCAGCAGCATGAGagttt AGAGGAAAACTAAAGACACaagggtgggt tgtgtccaaacttttggctg AGAATCTCAGACTT agagaatgatggAAACTGGAGATGGTTGGACAACACAATACTGCAACACAAG tACTGGGATCAGTGGAGCTCAGAGCCAGGTAACCATCAGTCAGGAGGAGAACATGGCGAGGACTGTGCCACCTTAGACTGCCATTCAAAGACATGGTTTGATGTCCCTTGTgatcacatatac tacaaacatatCTGCCAGATGGATGCCATTCAATTAAAGAGAATCTCCACACAACTGAAAATACTGCACAGCTGGAAAGTCTGGTAA